From Hymenobacter sediminicola:
GAAATGGCCGGCATGCCTTCCGAATGCTTCCCCGAAAACCGTCCGGCTAACGCGGTGGTGGTAGGCTGGCAGAAAGTAAAGATTCCGTATACCATCAATCCGCGGCCAGGCACTTGGTGGGGAGGACCTGACGACCGGCTGACCTTCAATACCACGGCTACTGCGTCAGCGCCGGGAACCACCGGGAAAGGCGGCTCGCTGGCTCGCTTCGCCATTCTGGGCCAGACGCTCTACACAGTAGACGAGCAAAGCCTGCGGCCTTTCAGCCTGGGAAATCCGAACCAGCCGGCACCCGGCACAAAAATTCAGCTGCAGTTTGGCGTCGAAACTATCTTCCCAAAAGACCATTATCTGTTCCTGGGTACGCAGCGCGGCATGTACATCTTCGACGCGGCCACGCCCCAGTCGCCGCGGCAAGTGGCGTATTACCAGCACGTAGTAAGCTGCGACCCAGTGGTGGTAGACAACCGCTATGCTTATGTGACCCTGCGCAACGGCCGCAACTGTGGCGGCGGGTCCAATCAGCTCCAGGTGATAGATCTGAACAATATGAGCCAGCCGCGTCTGGCCCAGACGTACCCCATGAGCGGGCCACAGGGCTTGGGCGTAGATGGCAACCAGCTATTTGTCTGCGACAGTGACGGGCTGAGGGTGTTTGATACCAGCCAAGCCCCGGTGCTCACGCAGCAGCAATTCTTCCCGATACAGGTAGTAGATGTAATTCCGGATAGCGGCACGCTCATGGCCATTGGCGCTGCTGGCCTCTACCAGTATAACTACACCGGCACTACGCTGCAGCAACTGAGCCTGCTGCCCATTACGCCGCTGCCCTGATGCTGCTCTATCGTTGCCTTGTGCTTGGAGGCCTGCTGCTGCGGGTGGGTACAGCGGCGGCGCAGGAAAGCACTTTCCAGCTCAACCTGTTGCTGAAAGCAGCACCGCAACATGTGGTGGTAAGTGGCTACTGGCTGGAAGTGGAAAAGCGCTGGAATCAGCAGCCGCGCCATAGCTTCATCATCACGCCCCAGCTCTACACCGGCCCCACCGGGCAGCCCGATGTGGAGGCCGCCAGCCGCCGCATTGCCCGCAACGAATCGGTGCGGGGTGCCGGCCTGCAGGTGCAGCACCGCTGGTATATATGCGCAGCAGAAGCAGTCTACCCGGCCGGGTTGTACGTCAGCGCAGGGCCTGTTTTTCAGCACTTCGCCGTTTCGCGCGACGAGCAGGGCTGGACGGAGGTTGTAGACCCGACTGGCCTGCCGCGCTACGAATACCGCGACATCCGGCGTACCGAAACCATTAACCGTTACGGTGCATCGGCGCAGCTGGGCTATCAGGCACCGCTGCCGCCGGGCCGGGTGTTTCTGGATCTGTACGCGGGTGTGGGGTGGCGCATGAGTCAGAGCAGCCACAGCCCAGACTCCGAAAGCGGCAGCCGCTACCAGTCCGGCCCTTCCGACTACGGCCATGCGGGTTTCTACGTCCCGGCCGGCTTCAAAATAGGCGTCGCGTTACGGTAAACGTTGCCTTTGGCGTTTCCAAAGTAAAAGAGCCGTTCTAAAGACAGTAATCTGGTTTTAGTCAGATACTGTCTTCCGAACGGCTCTTTACATTTCGTCTTGATTGGGCTTTGCTTTCAGGTGTTTCACACCTCAATTTCTCCGCGCAGATACGTTACGGCGTAGCCGCTGATGTGCACCCGCTCTTCCAGCAGCTCACACCACAACTCCCCGCCTCGCGCCGATACCTGCCGGGCTTTGAGCGTGGTTTTGCCCAGCCGTGCGGCCCAATACGGGATGAGCGTGGTATGCGCTGAGCCGGTAACCGGGTCTTCGGGCACGCCCACCCGCGGACCGAAAAAGCGCGACACGAAGTCGGTTTCCGGATCGGCGGCGGGGGCCGTGGCAATGATGCCGCGGTATTCTATCTGAGCCAGCCGCGCTTGGTCGGGGCGCAAAGCACGCACTTCGGCTTCGGAGTTGAACACGGCTATCAGGTCGGGGCCAGCCAGCACGTGCAGCGGCGTGGCCCGCAGGCCGTCGGCGAGGCCATCGGGGTGGCCCGCGAGAGGCTGAGGCGGCCGGCTGGGGAAGTCCAGGGTGAGGCGGCCGTCAGTTTCGCGCAGCACCCGGAGCGGGCCGCTCTGCGAATGAAACACTATTTCCTCGCCCTGAAACCCCAGATGCTGGTGCAACACGTGCGCGGATGCCAGCGTGGCGTGTCCGCATAGCTCCACTTCCACTGCCGGCGTAAACCACCGGATTTCGTACTCGTGGCCCTGCCTGGGCACGAAGAAGGCAGTTTCGGCAAGGTTGTTTTCGGCGGCAATGGCCTGCATGGTTTCGGCGGGCAGCCATTCGCTTAAAGGACACACAGCGGCCGGGTTGCCGGCAAAAGGCCGGGCCGAAAAAGCATCGACCTGATAGATAGGAAGGGTCATGGCGTAGAGCAGGTGAGTGGAATAGTGGGCTGAATCTACAGATTGCCGGCCGGAGTGGCGAAGGGCGTGCTTTTCCGCCATCCTCTGGTCACTCGGGACAGTAGAGGAAGAACATTATTCTGAATCCTGCACTTCTCCCCCTATCACTACTTGCTGCACTGGGTTTTCGCCCAGCCAGTACGGAATTTCCTCGTAGTCCTGCACATCAAGGATGAGCAGGTCGGCGCGCTTGCCGGGCTCTAGGCTGCCGATTTCGGTTTGCAGGTTGAGAGCCCAAGCCGCATTAAGCGTGGCTGCCGCCAAGGCTTCTTTGGGAGTGAGGCCCATTTTGAGGCAGGCTACTGACAGGGCTAGCCACAGGTTTTTGCTGGGACAGGAACCGGGGTTGAAATCGGTGCTAATGGCAACGGGGACACCCGCCTTGATGAGGCGGCGTCCGGGCGCGTACACCTCCTGGCGCAGAAACAGCGGCACCAGCGGCAGCAGTACTACCACCGTCCGGCCGTTGGCTGCAATACGCGCCGCATCGGCCTCGCTGAGGTAGTCGCAATGATCCACGCTGATGGCGCCCAGCGTAGCGGCCATAGCCGCGCCGCCCAAGTCATGGAGTTGCTCGGCATGTATTTTCAGCTGGAACCCCTGCTCGCGAGCTTGCTCCAGAAACTGCCGCGACTCCTTCACACTGAATGCGCCTTCCTCACAGAAGATATCCACGAAGGGGACTTCCGCTGGGTCGAGTTGCGGCAGCACTTCATTGGCCAGCATTTGCAGATACTCGGCGGGGCGGCCTTTGTACTCGGGGCCAGGCACGTGCGCCCCCAGAAACGTGGGCACCACCCGCGCCGGCTGCTGCCGGCCGGCCTCCTGCGCCACCCGCACCAGCCGCAGCTCCGTCTCGGCATCCAAGCCGTAGCCGCTTTTGGCTTCCACTGTCGTGATGCCATAGCGCCGGAAGCCTGCCAGATGGTGCAGCGCGTTGGCGAGCAACTCCGCCTCAGAGGCGGCGCGCGTAGCACGTACGGTGCTCAAGATGCCGCCGCCACTGGCCAGAATATCCAGATACGACTCGCCCTGCAGCTTCCGCTGGAACTCATGGGCTCTGTTGCCGCCAAATACCAGATGCGTATGGCACTCTACCAGCCCCGGCATTACCACGCGCCCGCCCGCATCGAGCACGCGCGTGCCGGGCCCTATCTGGGCGGCGTCCAACTCCGCCATAGGCCCTAGCGCCACGATTCGGTCATGCGCGCAGGCCACATAGGCATCGGTCAGCACCTGCCAGTCGTGCAGAGCAGTGCCGGTAAGCGGCTGGCCGGTGGCAGCCCCGCTCAGCGTGAGTAACTGGCCACAATTGCGAATAAGAAGCGTGTAAGGCATAGAAGGCAGGAAAAAAAGAGAGCGGGAAGCTGATGCCGCAAAGATGCAGATAAGCTTGCCGTGAGGCTACTTCTGCCTTCAGATACGCGAACAATGGGAGGTCATATTTTTTTCTTTGTATATCTGCATTATCCAATGATACACAGCACTATATATACAAATTTATCCCGTATCTTTTATATACCCATTTTGAGAGAATACGAGTAAACGGCTTCACATTGAGGGCAGCACCGTGTGCTGCTCTTCTCAATCAACCAGTCACTTTTACCCCGTACTGTCATGCTTCCCGGAATGAGAAAAACTCTACTCGCGTTTCTTCTGCTTGCCTGTGGCCATGACCTGCTGGCCCAGCTCCCTACCAACAGTTTTGCCGTGACGTCGGCGTGCCCGGCCAGCGCGGGCAACCCGTCGGTGCTGCAACAGGTGAATACCGACGGCTCGCTCACGCCCATTGGTACCGTAACGGATGGGACTACCCCAATTATTCTAAACGCGCTAGGCTCCGACGATAACAACCTGAGCGTTGTGTATGGCCTGAATGTGCAGCAGCCGATTACGGTAAGCAACATCAATACGCCGCCCAACCTCTACCGCGTAGACCTGGCCACGGCGCAGGCTACCAACTTGGGCGCCGTGACGCCACCCGCTTCGCCCGGCGACGTGACGACCCCGACGCAGTCCGGCGAATCGGGCTTCTATGATGCCCGGCTCACGCTGAATTTCATTGGTGACGGCGACGCCAATTCGAACTATTATGTAGCTGGCGCTACGTTCCGGGTGTTCTACGTGTTCGATTTGTCCTTCCCGTTTCCGTTTTTGCGGCCGGTGCGCGTTTCTGATTTGCGCCTGTATGTAGGCGTAATTCCGCTGGCAACCTTCCCGGCCACGCCCCCCACCTGGAACCGGCTCGATACTTCCGATCCGGCTACGGCAGCTGTTATTGCTGGCTATCAGGCCGAGGTACAGGCTTTTCTGACCAGCAACGGTGCTCTGCCCGTACCAGAAGGCGGCATTCAGGATTGGGTGTTCGATGTCCGTTCAGGCAACCTGATCAGCTACCTCGGGAAGGACGATAAATTTATCACCATCAGCACACCGGCTACCAACCCAGTTGGGATTACTACCCAGCCGGCTTCTCCCATTCCAACGCAGCAGAATATTGGGTCGATGTTTACGGACCGCGACGGCAACATCTATGCTGTCGACGCGGACGGCGGCACCATCTATAAGATTGACCGGCTGACAGGCAATTATTCAGGCAGTTCCTATGGCGCGGCTTTCGGTTGCTCACGCGGCGATGCAGTGAGCCTGCCCGGCGCCCTGCCCCTACCGGTTAAGCTGAAAAGTTTCTCAGCCAAAGCCAGTAACGGGTCGGTCCGCATCAACTGGGCAACGGCTAGCGAGGAGCACGCCGAATCCTTTCTGATTCAGCGCAGCCGCACTGGCACCGACTGGCAGACAGTGCAGACCGTGAAGGCCGGCAACCGCCCGGCCGGCCAGAGCTACAGTGCACTGGATTCTGCCCCATTGGCCGGCCAGTCGTATTACCGGCTGGGCATGCGCGACACGGATGGTAGCACCGCCTACTCGCCCGCACAGGCCGTTTCTCTGACCGATAAGCTGGTGGTTCAGACCTTCCCGAACCCTGCCACCGGCCGCTTTACCGTACTCCTTTCCGCGGCCAGCGACGCGGGCACCAGTGTTGAACTACTTACCCCAACGGGCCAGTTGGTGCGGCGCTTTCAGCCGGAAGCCGGCACTACTTCCTTCCCGTTTGATGCCCTGGGACTTCCCGATGGCCTCTACTACCTGCGTGTAAAGCAGACCGGAAGCATGCAGACAGTTCCGATAGTGCTGGTGCCGGAGAGCAGCCGATAAGACAAGATTCGAGCTTTACGAACAATGCCTGTGGCGTTTGCTACAGGCATTTTCGTGTGTAGCGGCCAACCCTACTTGGCTGCCAGCAGTTAACTATACTGATGCTCCATTCTACCCCACTTATTCTTACGCTGGCCCTAGATGCCAGTTCCCAGCTTTTTTTCAACGAGTTGCGGCAGCGCCACTTTCCGCCGGAGCGCAATTTCTTACAGGCGCACCTCACGCTGTTTCATCACCTGCCCGGCTCCCAGCATGATACGCTCTGCACCCAAATAGAATCCCTGACCGCACGCACAGAGCCGCTGCCGCTGACTGTAACCGGGGTGCGGTTTCTGGGGCGCGGTGTGGCGTATACGCTCGAAAACCAGCAACTGCGCGCCTTGCACAAGGAACTGCAGGCTATCTGGCAACCCGACTTGACTCCCCAGGATCTGCAGAAGCTACAGCCACATGTTACGGTCCAGAACAAAGTAGAGCCAGTGGTAGCCCGCACGCTGCACCGGGAGCTTTCGGAAGACTTCCAGCCATTTGAGGCTACCGGAACGGGGCTGCAGCTGTGGGCCTACCGCGGCGGACCCTGGGAATCTTTGCAGACATTTCCTTTCCAAGGAGTGTAGCGCAGGCAGAAACATACAGCACACAACAGCGCCCCAATCGGACCGGAATTTTCGGCCAATTGGGGCGCTGCTGTGTAGTATCGACTGTTTCGGGCTAGATTTTCTCCGGCAGCAGAATAGCGTCTTCGTAGTTGCCCAGCACCGGCTTGTCGCCTTCCGTCACGGCTTCTACCAGCAGCGCACCACCCACGAAAGCGCCTTTCCACGACTCACCGAGGCCACCGAACACCTCTTCCCGGTCGCCGCGCGAACGGAGCTTGTTGATGCCCATCTTAAAGGCGCGGACTTCCTTGGCGGTGCGCTTGGCCCACTTCTCGTCGTCGGAGGCCAGGGCACCCACCAAGGCCCCGTTGCTGATATTCATTTCGCCCACCAATTCCTCTACCCTGTCTACCAGCACAATGCTGTCGATGGGGCCAAACGGCTCTTTGAAGTATAGCTCGCTCTGGCGGGGCAGATTTACAAGGGCACGGGGCGCGCGGTACGCCGAGCGGTCCTGACCGGGCAGAAACAGGCTGTCGTCGAGCTTGCCTTCGAAGATGGGCGTGGCGCCGGTTTTCAGCGCATCAGCATAGAGACGGTCCAGGTCCTCGGCCTGGGCTTTGTTGATGACCGGGCCAAACGCCAGGTCCGGTAGCTTGTCGTCGGCGCTGTCTACGAGCGTGGGGTTACCCACTTTCAGGCTTTTGATGGTGTTCCAGTAGGTTTCCACGAACTGCGGGAACAACCGGCGCTCCACCACGAAGCGCACGTAGGCCGTGCAGCGCTGCTTGCCGTAGTCGTAGCCCTTCTTGAGCTGGTCAGAAAGGCCATCCCAGTCACTGAAATTCCATACACCGTAGGTGTTCACGCCTTCCATTTCCAGCATGTAGCGCTTGTGCTCCGAACTAAGCGCGTCGGCAATGTTGCGGCCGTTGTAGCGTCCACCCACGAAGCTGAGGCAATCTACGGCGTCATTTTTCACCAGCACGTCGCTCAGCTCGCCGCCCGAGCCGCTCACGAGCGTCACGGGCAGGCCGCAGCGGCGCGCAATGGCAAACGTCAGGCTCAAAGAGATGAAGCCGCCATCAGTCGGCGTTTTGGCGATGACCGAGTTGCCGCACAGTGCCTGCACCAGCACCGCGTGCAGCAGCACCGACATGGGGTAGTTCCAGGAGGCAATGTTGCTCACTAGGCCCAGCGGCTTGCGGTTGCCCAGCATGCCTTCGATGTTATCGACGTACCACTGCACGCCTTCAATGGCGCGGTCAATGTCAGTAAAGCCCAGCTTATAGGTTTTGCCGATTTCCCACATGATAAGCTTGCCGGTCAGCTCTACCTGCTGGCGCAGCTGGTCGAGGCAGTCCTGCACCCGGCGCTTGCGCTCATCCAGGTCTACTTTGGCCCATTCGGCGGCTTCCTTCTTGGCGGCCTGCACGGCGCGCAGCGCGGTAGCATGGTCGAGCATGGGCAGACTGCCGAGTTCGGTGCCATCAATGGGCGACGTGAACGGGCGGGGCTTGCCAGGCTCCTGCCAGCGGCCTTCCAGCAGGTTCAGAAACTGACCATCTTGGCCGAAAACTTCCGGCGTTACGGCTTTCATCTGGCTCAGCAAGCTGCTGAACTCGACCTGGGGCGAAATGATTTTAGGCATAAGCGAAGAGAAGCCGTGTGGTGGTAGTGATGAAGGAGTACGAATGCTCCTAAAAGTAGGTGGTGAAGAAGTTGTTTCGGAGGTCAGGCTTTTACGGCCTGCGGGCGCAGAGAAGTCAGATCGGCAATGCGCACGGGCTGGCCGCTGGCAATGCTTTTGCGTGCCGCAATGCCCACCAGAATGGCCATGGCTCCGTCGCGGCTGCCAGCAGCCTGTCGCCACGTGTCGGGCGCGTCGGGGGTGCGGAAGATTCGCTCCCGCAGCAGCTTATCGCCGCCGCCGTGGCCTTCAGCCTGGGGCACCTGGATGTACTCGACCGGCCCAAAATTGCGTGCCAGCATTATCTCGTCGTACGGCTCCATTTTCATGGCTCCCGACTCTTTGATCCACGCGTCGATGCGGCCTTTGGTACCGTTGAAGGCAATGCGGTAGCCTTCGTAAGGTGAGTACGCCGTGAGGGAGTAGCTGACCTGCACGCCGTTGGCATAGCCGATGGTGGCCGCCATCTTGTCGTAAATATTCACGTCTTCCTTGTACACGCAGCCGTCACGCAGGTAGCCATCATGCTGCTCGTTGGCGGCGTAGAGTGCCATCAGGCGGGCATCTTTGGTCATGTCCCAGAAGTAGGGGCACTGAGCTTTATGCGGGCAGGGACGGCAGTTGCTGAAGCGGAACGGGCCGTTTTTGCCGTAGTTTTCCAGCGCGCCCTTCGCATACACCGTCTCGGGCTCCGACTCCAGCCACCAATTCAGCAAATCGAAGTGGTGGCTGGCTTTGTGCACCCACAACGAGCCGCTTTTCTCAGTGAGACGGTGCCAGCGGCGGAAATAGTCGGCACCGTGGCGGTTGTCGAGGTACCAGTGAAAATCGACGGACGTGACGGTACCGATGGCGCCTTGCCGGATCAGGTCGTAGATTTTCTGGCGGTGCGGCGAGTAGCGGTAGTTGAACGTGACGGTCACCTTTTTGCCAGTGCGTTTCTCGGCGTCCAGAATGGCCTGGCACTTGGTTTCGTCGGTGGTCATGGGCTTTTCCGACACGATGTCGGCGCCCATTTCCATGCCTTTGATGATGAACTCGTCGTGGGTGGCGTCCACGGTCGTCACTAGCAGAATATCGGGCTTCTGCTTGCGCATCATCAGCTCAAAATCGGTGAACGTAGGGCACGAAACGCCCATCATCTTCCGGGCCGTTTCGAGGCGCCCTTTGTTGCTGTCGCAGAG
This genomic window contains:
- a CDS encoding LVIVD repeat-containing protein, which gives rise to MLKIFTYLSGLLLLLGTQSCSNDEPQPTTAYYDGYCPQLMDRAVLEQSVASLAARPMHNTGKIYLYGRYLFINERYEGVHIIDNQNPALPRIIGFIRIPGNVDIAVKGNLLYADNGPDLVTIDISNPAAVQVQSRVRDAFRELPMSEMAGMPSECFPENRPANAVVVGWQKVKIPYTINPRPGTWWGGPDDRLTFNTTATASAPGTTGKGGSLARFAILGQTLYTVDEQSLRPFSLGNPNQPAPGTKIQLQFGVETIFPKDHYLFLGTQRGMYIFDAATPQSPRQVAYYQHVVSCDPVVVDNRYAYVTLRNGRNCGGGSNQLQVIDLNNMSQPRLAQTYPMSGPQGLGVDGNQLFVCDSDGLRVFDTSQAPVLTQQQFFPIQVVDVIPDSGTLMAIGAAGLYQYNYTGTTLQQLSLLPITPLP
- a CDS encoding PhzF family phenazine biosynthesis protein; amino-acid sequence: MTLPIYQVDAFSARPFAGNPAAVCPLSEWLPAETMQAIAAENNLAETAFFVPRQGHEYEIRWFTPAVEVELCGHATLASAHVLHQHLGFQGEEIVFHSQSGPLRVLRETDGRLTLDFPSRPPQPLAGHPDGLADGLRATPLHVLAGPDLIAVFNSEAEVRALRPDQARLAQIEYRGIIATAPAADPETDFVSRFFGPRVGVPEDPVTGSAHTTLIPYWAARLGKTTLKARQVSARGGELWCELLEERVHISGYAVTYLRGEIEV
- the hutI gene encoding imidazolonepropionase codes for the protein MPYTLLIRNCGQLLTLSGAATGQPLTGTALHDWQVLTDAYVACAHDRIVALGPMAELDAAQIGPGTRVLDAGGRVVMPGLVECHTHLVFGGNRAHEFQRKLQGESYLDILASGGGILSTVRATRAASEAELLANALHHLAGFRRYGITTVEAKSGYGLDAETELRLVRVAQEAGRQQPARVVPTFLGAHVPGPEYKGRPAEYLQMLANEVLPQLDPAEVPFVDIFCEEGAFSVKESRQFLEQAREQGFQLKIHAEQLHDLGGAAMAATLGAISVDHCDYLSEADAARIAANGRTVVVLLPLVPLFLRQEVYAPGRRLIKAGVPVAISTDFNPGSCPSKNLWLALSVACLKMGLTPKEALAAATLNAAWALNLQTEIGSLEPGKRADLLILDVQDYEEIPYWLGENPVQQVVIGGEVQDSE
- a CDS encoding T9SS type A sorting domain-containing protein, which translates into the protein MRKTLLAFLLLACGHDLLAQLPTNSFAVTSACPASAGNPSVLQQVNTDGSLTPIGTVTDGTTPIILNALGSDDNNLSVVYGLNVQQPITVSNINTPPNLYRVDLATAQATNLGAVTPPASPGDVTTPTQSGESGFYDARLTLNFIGDGDANSNYYVAGATFRVFYVFDLSFPFPFLRPVRVSDLRLYVGVIPLATFPATPPTWNRLDTSDPATAAVIAGYQAEVQAFLTSNGALPVPEGGIQDWVFDVRSGNLISYLGKDDKFITISTPATNPVGITTQPASPIPTQQNIGSMFTDRDGNIYAVDADGGTIYKIDRLTGNYSGSSYGAAFGCSRGDAVSLPGALPLPVKLKSFSAKASNGSVRINWATASEEHAESFLIQRSRTGTDWQTVQTVKAGNRPAGQSYSALDSAPLAGQSYYRLGMRDTDGSTAYSPAQAVSLTDKLVVQTFPNPATGRFTVLLSAASDAGTSVELLTPTGQLVRRFQPEAGTTSFPFDALGLPDGLYYLRVKQTGSMQTVPIVLVPESSR
- a CDS encoding 2'-5' RNA ligase family protein, with protein sequence MLHSTPLILTLALDASSQLFFNELRQRHFPPERNFLQAHLTLFHHLPGSQHDTLCTQIESLTARTEPLPLTVTGVRFLGRGVAYTLENQQLRALHKELQAIWQPDLTPQDLQKLQPHVTVQNKVEPVVARTLHRELSEDFQPFEATGTGLQLWAYRGGPWESLQTFPFQGV
- a CDS encoding aldehyde dehydrogenase family protein, encoding MPKIISPQVEFSSLLSQMKAVTPEVFGQDGQFLNLLEGRWQEPGKPRPFTSPIDGTELGSLPMLDHATALRAVQAAKKEAAEWAKVDLDERKRRVQDCLDQLRQQVELTGKLIMWEIGKTYKLGFTDIDRAIEGVQWYVDNIEGMLGNRKPLGLVSNIASWNYPMSVLLHAVLVQALCGNSVIAKTPTDGGFISLSLTFAIARRCGLPVTLVSGSGGELSDVLVKNDAVDCLSFVGGRYNGRNIADALSSEHKRYMLEMEGVNTYGVWNFSDWDGLSDQLKKGYDYGKQRCTAYVRFVVERRLFPQFVETYWNTIKSLKVGNPTLVDSADDKLPDLAFGPVINKAQAEDLDRLYADALKTGATPIFEGKLDDSLFLPGQDRSAYRAPRALVNLPRQSELYFKEPFGPIDSIVLVDRVEELVGEMNISNGALVGALASDDEKWAKRTAKEVRAFKMGINKLRSRGDREEVFGGLGESWKGAFVGGALLVEAVTEGDKPVLGNYEDAILLPEKI
- a CDS encoding Gfo/Idh/MocA family protein; translation: MNQALHDSSRRDFLQKSVLATAGLLTTGPLAVLAGSAAKKRRVAMVGTGHRGTGMWGTLLLKEHGDVIEFVGLCDSNKGRLETARKMMGVSCPTFTDFELMMRKQKPDILLVTTVDATHDEFIIKGMEMGADIVSEKPMTTDETKCQAILDAEKRTGKKVTVTFNYRYSPHRQKIYDLIRQGAIGTVTSVDFHWYLDNRHGADYFRRWHRLTEKSGSLWVHKASHHFDLLNWWLESEPETVYAKGALENYGKNGPFRFSNCRPCPHKAQCPYFWDMTKDARLMALYAANEQHDGYLRDGCVYKEDVNIYDKMAATIGYANGVQVSYSLTAYSPYEGYRIAFNGTKGRIDAWIKESGAMKMEPYDEIMLARNFGPVEYIQVPQAEGHGGGDKLLRERIFRTPDAPDTWRQAAGSRDGAMAILVGIAARKSIASGQPVRIADLTSLRPQAVKA